DNA from Nitrospira sp.:
CCGAACCGAGAACATCTCTATGGCGGGAAACCCTACCTTACAGATTCATCTTTGCAATGCCACACCCCCCTGGTCGGCTCTCCTTATCGTTCCTCGTGGGACCTCACCCTCGGGGTTGGTGAAAACGCCGCCGGGATATGCGATGCGTACCATCCAGGGGAAGAAATGCCGAACTCCATCGGGTCTCTTCGATGAGTTCGCACGGGCGCTCGACTTCCCGGATTACTTCGGACACAACTGGGATGCACTCGAAGAATGTCTGGCTGATTTGGAGTGGCTTCCGGCCAAAGGGTATATCTTACTCATTACCGACACACAAGCCGTGCTTCCAGAGGACGAAGAAGAGTACGATACATTGCTGGAAATCCTCGACGACGCCGGTGAAGCCTGGAGCAAGGGCCAAACGGCGGAGGGTCGGAGCGCCCCATTCCATGTAGTTTTTGTAATCGCCGAGGAAGACAAATCGAAGCGAAAGCACTGGGAGCTGGAAGAATTCTCCTCTATCGAATCGGAGACACCCAAGACGAAACCCAGTCCGAGACGTTCAGCCAAGCGGCCTCGAAAATAGAGCCTTCTATGACAAGCTGGAATTAGATCGCACTGTCAGGCCAAAACAACGACCAGGACGAAAACGAAAGAGAATTTCCAACTTCCAGTCGATGCATGAGCTCTGTCACCGTATCTGAATCGACAGAACTGTATCTGTTACGACATTTTTTGACCTCTCACGACACTCTCCAAACAGATCGCACAGCAATCACTTTCTTGACCGGCTCTCGCCCACGTGATAGGGTGCGCCCCCGTTATGAGAACGTCTCGCTCTGCCAAGCTCTTCACCGAGGCTCAGCAACTCATTCCCGGTGGCGTCAATAGCCCTGTTCGGGCCTTCCGCTCGGTCGGAGGACAACCGCGCTTTATCGCACGGGCGAAAGGATCCAGGCTCTATGATGTGGACCGCAACGTCTATATCGACTATGTGCTGTCGTGGGGGCCGATGATTTTAGGCCACGCCCCTTCCGCGGTGATCGCCGCGATCAAGAGCGCGGCCGGGCGAGGCACGAGTTACGGAGCGCCGACCGAGTCGGAAGTATCACTGGCAAGAGAGATCCGGAACGCCTTCCCTTCCATGGAAAAGATCCGGCTTGTCAGCTCCGGCACCGAAGCCGTCATGAGCGCGATCCGTGTGGCTCGTGGATTCACCAAGCGGACCGGCGTCATGAAATTCGAAGGCTGCTATCACGGCCACGGCGACTATCTATTGGCAAAAGCCGGGTCAGGTCTGGCGACATTGGGAATTCCGGATTCACCGGGCGTACCGGAAGACTTTGCCAAACATACCCTCACCGCTCCCTATAATGACATTCGTACGGTTCAGCAGCTGATCAAAGCCAACCGAGATCATCTTGCCTGCATCATCGTCGAGCCTATCGCAGGGAATATGGGAGTCGTCCCTCCTGCTCCAGACTTTCTGGCGTCACTGCGGCAGCTGACAAGCGATCACAACATCCTCTTGATTTTTGATGAAGTCATCTCGGGGTTCCGTGTCGGTTATGGGGGGGCGCAGGCATTCTATGGCATCACACCGGACCTCACGGTTCTCGGGAAGATCATCGGGGGTGGATTGCCGGTCGGTGCCTACGGCGGACGGAAAGAGATCATGGATCTCATCGCACCGGTTGGCCCGGTGTATCAGGCCGGTACTCTCTCCGGTAATCCGCTGGCAGTCTCAGCGGGATTGGCAACCCTCAGGCAGTTGCGGGTGAAGGGGGTTTACAAGAAACTCGAAGAGCGATCAGCAGCTCTAGGCAAGGGGATTGGCGAGGCGGCGAAGAAGGCCGGGATTCCCGTGACACAGACGCGAGTCGGGTCGATGTTAACGACCTTCTTTACCCCTGGTCCTGTTGTGGATTGGAATACGGCGAAACAGTCCGACACGAAGCGGTACGGCCAATTTTTTCACCACATGCTGGAGCAGGGCGTCTATCTCGCCCCTTCTCAATTCGAGGCTGCCTTCCTCTCGACTGCCCACAGTGCACAGGACATCGAGAAAACCATCCGCGCCGCGCACACCGCCTTCAAGAAACTCTAGCGTCGTGTCTCTAAGTTTCGATTATCACCCGTTCGCCCTGAGCTGGTCGAAGGGCGTGAGGTTTCTCTTGTTCCGTTCATGCGGTTCGACCGGACTCACCGCAGGGTTCGACAGGCTTGTCCTGAGCCAGTCGAAGGGCTCACCACGAACGGACTCCTGGGCCGCGATGCTAGCAGAGTCGCTCATAGCGCCTTCCATCAATGCAGTCGAGCCACATTGCCAGTATCTGAAACGATACAGATAGAATCTGTTTGGATACAGACCCCCTACCCTGAGATCCGTCTGTTTGACGATCGATTCCTGCTATTCGTCGTCCTCGTCTTCTGCCTCTAAGGCCTCCTGCCGCCTCTGTTCTTCCATCGCGTTGTGCAGCAGCATGCGGATAAACATGGAATAGAGCGAGCCTTTTTCCAGCGTTCCACCTGGCGGGATGGCGATTTTCCCTTCCTTAATCATACGATCCATCCAAGCTTTCTGATCAGGGGCAATCAACACAGGAATTTCGACCAGCCCCACCTTTCCCATCATATCCATGACATAACCCTCCGTGAATCAATTCAGGTCCTATGAGATGCTCCGTCGCATTGCAGCATGCCATTTTGATCGTTGTCAATCGATCGGAACCTGGCACGACACCTGCGTACACAGACAGGCCATGAAGCCGCACCCAATAACGATTTCAGCTTGGTTGCTCGCTGGGCTGGCATGGTTTGCCCCGTTATCTCCCGATGCCTCGGCAGAGCCTCTGCAGAAATCCGCCCTTGGCTCCACCCTCAACCAGCAATGTGATCTCTGCTGGTATCCATCGCCGGATGAAGAACGTTCGGATCGCCTCCCCACGTACAAGCAACGACGCCACCCACGTCCTCCGGACAGCCGGCCCCAGCGCTATCCCAAGGGACGATACAAACTCGCGCCCAGCCATAAACAGACCCGGCTTTCCTCTCTTCGAGCCAGGGCGAGACACGAGATGAGGGTACTGAGCACGTTACAAACGCGCGTGATCGATGGCGATACGATCCGTGTTGGAGGTGAGCGCATCAGACTCCGTGGGATCGACACGCCAGAAATGAGTGAATTCGACGGTCCGGCAGCCAAGCGACGGTTGGAAGAATTGCTGCGCGACGGCCAGATTCGCATCGTGCCGCATGGGCGAGATGTCTACAATCGTCTCCTGGCCGATGTATTCGTGAACGACCAGAACGTGGCGGACACGTTGATCTTGGAGGGATATGAAAAGCGTCGGTCATAGAGACTCTGATCCCACATTGTTGAAACACGAGTACGAGCGATCCGTTGTGAGCCCAAGATGGGCCACAAAGGTATCCGACCCCTTAGTTGCTCGCGCACCCTCGACGCAACGATCATTGAACTCTGTGCCACGGTGTTCGATTGGGCCAGATTCCAGCGGACGAAGGGGGCGATCAAGCTCCATCTGCAGCTGGATCACCAGGGGTGTTTGCCCTGCTGGGCCCTCGTGACCGACGGCGACACCAACGACGTGCGGATCGCCCAACAGCTCACCTTTGCGCCAGGCACCATCGTGGTGATCGATCGCGGGTATCTCGACTATGCCCGCTATCATCGTTGGACGGTCGACGAGGTGGGATTTGTCACCCGTCCACGCACCAACATGCTCTACGAAGTGCTGGAGCAACGCTCCGTGCCGACACGCGGACCGGTGCTGGTCGATGAGGTGATCCGTCTCACCAGTTCCCATGCGGCTGACCGGTGCTCGGTCCCCCTGCGACAGGTGACGATCTGGGATGAGAGACAGCAGCGGCCGCTACGGTTCCTGACCACTCTCATGCAGCTTGCGGCCAGCACGATTGCCGCCATCTATCGGGAGCGCTGGCAGATCGAACTCCTCTTCAAGGCCTTGAAACAGCATCTCCGGATCAAGACGTTTGTGGGCACGAGTGAGAACGCCGTACAGGTCCAAATCTGGATCGCCCTGCTCGCGATGCTGCTGTTGAAATTTCTGCAGCTGAAGTCCACGTGGCCCTGGAGTCTCTCGAATCTGGCCGCGTTGCTCCGCTTCAATCTGTTGACCTATCGGGATCTGTGGGACTGGCTCAATGCGCCCTTTGAACGGCCGCTGCTCATACCAGCGCCGCCCCAACAGAGGCTATTCGCTACCTGATCTTGGACAGCAGACCGGACAACCTGAACTGGATGGGTGACCAGAGACCGTCTCATATGCCGCATTCACGGGGGAAGAACTCGAAACAGCCGACTATTTTGGACAGCAGTGGGTCGGGAGTCTTTTTATATACATTTCCGTCTGAATTAAGGTCGCGTCTTGCAACCTAACCTTGCGTGAGCAAGGCGGAGCCAGCCTGGCGATTCGCCGTTCATCCCTCCGCGCTCGTCGTTCCCACGGTAGTTTCAGAAGCCATTCTGGTTTTCATACTCCACGATTCGAGTAAGAACCCCCCGCCCACTGCTTTACTTCTGCTCATGAGACAATCCAAAATGCGAATGGATTTGTATCCAGACCTGACAAGAATCGAGGTCACATCTTGTTCTGCGCATGCCAGTCTTTCCCCCGATTTCGGGGGTCGTGGGAAAGGAAAATGATCGAGGAGTCTTTTCTGAAGTTAACGCATCAGGCTTCGCGGGATCGACACACCCGAACTGAGTGAGCTTGAAGGTCCGGCGGCCAAGCAGCGGCTGGATCAGCTCCTGCGCAACGGCTCGATCCGCATCGTGCCGCATGGTCAAGATGTCTACGATCGCCTCGTGGCCGACGTGTTTGTGAATGAACAGAATGTCGCGGACACGTTGATCTTGGAGGGATATGAGAAGCCGAGGTCATAAAGGTTCTGCCCTATACGCTATATCGAGCCGCCCTTGATAGCATAACAACCAGACACTCCTCTCCTCGCTAATCTTCATTCCCTCAATGGCCAAAACGATGCACCCACGCTATCCTCTAACATCGTCGGTATCCAGTCCGATCCACCTGTAATCCATTCAATAGAGCTACACGTCGTCCAACTTCGAAACAGCTCGAAGGCCGAGGAATTTCTTGCCAAGTACGGAAAAAGAATTAGGATTGGGCGTAAAGATGAAACCGGTTGGCGCGGATAGGCTGACCAATCTACTCAATAGTTGGGGCAGCATAAAGGAGAGATATGTCGTCAACACTGATAACAGGCTCCGTCTGGGGGCGTATCAAAAAACTGTCCAAATCCATGTCGCCCGCTCTTGCTGCTGTTCCGTACTTCGGCGCTGGCGCATCCGATCTACTGAAACTTCGCGAAGGAAGCCTGCTGGTCGTCAAGTTTGACCGTGAGACGATTGGGTCTGGCCAAGTCGATCCGCGGGAGGTTGTAAAAGCAATAAAACGTGGTGTTGAGGTTCATTCCTGCTCCAACCTGCACGCCAAAGTTTACGTATTCGGAAATACCGCTGTTGTTGGCTCATCAAATGTTTCGAGGCACTCCGAAAACAATCTTCTTGAGGCCTGTGTCGAAACCACGGAAAGAGAGGTTATCTCGAATGCCAAGAAATTTGTTTGCAGCCTTCTCGGGGACAAAGTGGGGCTTGAGTATGCTGAGAAGATGATTCCCTTCTATCGCCCTCCTCTGCGATCAAGACAACAGGGCGCCCGTATCAAGGGGAAGAAGAAAACGCCATCTCACTCTGACCTTTGGTTAGTGTCTCTCGTACAGCGCGGCTGGCAGGACGTAGACTATGAACAGGAAGAAAAGGGTAGACCGACAGCTGAAAAAGCTATGATGAATCCTCGATCATCTGAGTTGGAAGACTTTCAATGGTCAGGAGGCAAGATTCTGGAGCGGTACAAGGTTGGACAGCGAGTAATCCAATGCACAAGAGCAGATGGCAACAAAGTGCTTGTCTCACCACCATCCCGTATAGTCAGTATTCGGCCATACACTGTCAAAGGAAAGAAACGGGCGATCGTCTATCTCGAAGTCCCCAAAAAGTACCGCCGGAAGCAGCTGGCCTCGTTTCTCCGTAGACTAGGTCCGATTGCAGAACAGCTAGGAAATCCACGTCGAACAAGACAGATTCGTGACCCTGATCTTATCTATACCCTCGGACGCCTATGGACATAATGCTGCCCAACAACCTCTTCCAGCCGACGTCGGCTGACGCGCCGCCGCGGCTGAGGCGGAGCGTTAGTGCAAAACAAGTGGAGTCACATCTTGTCCTGTGCATGCCAGTCTTTCACCTGATTTGGGGGGGTCGCGGGAACGGAAAATGATCGAGGAGGCTTTTCTGAAGTTAGCGCGTCAGACTCCGTGGGAGCGCCAATAAGGGGTCGGATACTTTAATGACCCGCGAAGGATTGATCCAGGCACAGGCAGCCAAACGCCTCGGTGTGGCTCAGCCGCGCATCTCCAAGATCGCGTGCAACAAAGTGGACAAGCGTTCCCTTGATTACCTGGTGGGCCTCTGCGCCAAAGCCGGTTTGACTGTGGCAGTCAAGTTGGCCGCATAGCGCCCGGAAGGCCACCAAACTGGAACGGCAAGATTATGAAGAAGCCCATACCTCATAAACGTCAACGCAGAACCACGGACGAGATGCAGGCCGAATACCGCTTCGACTATGCGAAGGCGAAACCGAACCGGTTTATGTCTCGCGTGAAGAAAGGTGCCATCGCGGTCATCCTCGATCCGGATGTCGCCTCGGTTTTTCGTTCTTCAGATGCCGTCAATACGTTCCTTCGCTCAGTCATCGCGACGTTACCTGAGCGGGAACATAAGCGAGCGAAAGCCGGCTGACAGCTGCCAGAAGCAGATCATGGTTCCGGGAACCATTGATTTGTCCTAATCCTCTAACATCCCCTGAATCCAATCCGATCCACCTGTTATCCATTCAGATACAACTGCGCGTTGTCCAACGTCGAAACAGCTCGCTCAAGTTGTTGGAATACTTGGCTTTCTGCTTGAAACACGTGTGGCGCAAGAAATGCTTTCGTGATCGATGTGTTGGTGAACGAACAGAATGTGGCGGAGGTGTTGATCTCGGAGGGATACAAAAAGCCGAGGTCATAGAGACTCTGATCCCACATCGTTGAAACACGGGTGCAAGCGCTCCGTCCTGAGTCCAAGATTGGCAATAAAGGTATCCGACCCCTTAATAGCGCTCCCCAGCGGCTGCACCGGACAGCCGCTACACAACTCCGGTTGCTCCGCGCCTGCCGGTGAGCCACGGGGCCGTTGGACGCTATCGCATACCGGATGCGGCGATAGATAACCTGGCTAATGGACGTGAATTTCATAACCTGCAGGTCGCGCTGGACGGTAAACCGGAAACGTGCCTGCCCACATAAGGGAGGAAACCATGGCAACAAGTGGAGGTCAGAAATTTGGAACCCTATCCCAGGTTGCTCCGGGCGAAACGCGGGGAAGCAAATGGAATAACGCCAACGCGGAGGTTTACAGCCTCCATGCGTGGCCGGTCGTCAGTGCAGGAGTTAATGCCTCCGTGGAGATAACGAAAACCAGCTTCATCGTCCACGGCAACCCGTCGGAGCGCGAGCTCCACTACTGGGTGAAGAACACGGGGACAACACAAGTCGACATTGACGTTTGGGCATTCTGGTGGAACGCGTGAGTCGTTCCGGAAGGCCGCTCGCGGATTCGAGCACGCCCGAGCCCTGCCGCCGGAGGATGGCACCGCCGCCCGAAGCGCGGGTGCTCAAGGAGATCGGAGGTAAAGGACATGGCACTTCAAGGTTTCAAAATTCTCACCTTTACGGATATTCAGCCGGGAGCGACGGCTCACGGCTGGTGGAACAACGCAAACAGCGAGGTCTATCGACTGAATGCCTGGCCGAAGGTAGCGCCGGGTGTCGCCGCGTCCGCTGAAATCACGAAGATCAGCAGTGTCGTGCACGGGAGCCCATCAGAGCGTGAGCTCCATTTTGACGTGAAGAACACCGGAGCGACGACGATCGATATCGATGTGTGGGGATTGGGGTGGGACTGGTCATTGCGGGACATGCTCGACGCGGTGCGCGCGGAGTTCGGCGTCCCCGCGGTGGGAGGCGCCACGGTCACCACGCAGGGGATCAAGGAACTGGGAGTGTCGGGGATTCGTAAGTATGGGAACAGCGTCGCGGTCGAGGCCAGCGATCGCTGGCACCTCGGATCGGACACAAAAGCGATGACGGCGACGCTGCTCGCCGTCCTGGCGCAGAAAAGCATCGTTGGCTGGGACGTGACGGTGGCCCAGGCATTTCCCGAATGGGCTCAAACGATGAACGCCATCTTCAAGAACGCAACGTTCGAACGACTGATGGCGCACAGATCGGGGATTCTCAACGTGACCTCGGACGAGTCCACGGCACTCGCTGACACAAGCAAGACCGTCCCGCAGCGCCGCCGCGAATTCGCCCGTTTGATCACCCATCGGCAACACGGCGACCCCAACGTTCTCTTTGATGCTCCGGGGGTCATCTTCAGCTACCAGAATGCGAACTTCATCCTGGCGGGCGCGATGCTGGAGCGCTGCACCGGCAAGTCATGGGAAGATCTAATGACGACGGAGCTGTTCCAGCCGCTTGGGATGACGACGGCGGGGTTCGGTGCGCCCGGCAGCGCAACCGATGTAAACGAACCCTGGGGGCACAGCGATGCGTCCGGACAGCGTCTCGCATCGAAGGGCGACAACACGCCGGGGCTCGGACCCGCAGGCACTGTCCATGCGTCGCTCCAGGACTGGGCCAAGTTCATTCGCCTTCACCTGGATGGATCGGAGGGTTCCCTCATCCTGTCGCCCACGTCGCTGGCGCGGCTCCACACCCAGTATCCGCCGAACCCCATGTACCCGAATCGTTACGGGTGGGGGTGGATCATGTTCGACGATTTCGGCGCGCTTGCGCTCGGCCATGACGGATCCAACAACCTCTGGTATTGCAGCTGCCAGGTTCTTCCGGGCAAAGGCATGGGATTCCTCGCCGTCACGAACATCGGCGCAGGCACGAACGGCAACGGTGGACTCGCCTGCGGGAAAATCATTCAGAAACTCAGGCAGCGCCAGTTCCAGATGTAGCCGGCGCGGCAGTGACCGAGGTGAGACGTATAGGGGACGTTGCAAGGTGATTTAGGTTATAAGTGCTAGGGACAGCGTTGGCTATGCAAAGCAGGTAGGGTCACATCTTGTTCTGTCCATGCCAGTCTTTCCCCTGATTTCGGGGGTCGGGGGGAAAGGAAAATGATCGAGGAGTCTTTTCTGAAGTTAACGCATCAGGCTTCGCGAGTATCGACCGGCCCAAATTCAGTGAATTCGTCAAGCCCGCAGCGAAGCGGCGGTTGAAGAGTTGCCGCGCAACGGCCCGATTCGCATCGTGCCGCATGGCCGGGATGTCTCCAATCGCCTCCTGGCCGATCTGTTCATGAACGAACAGAATGTGGCGGAGACGTTGCTCATGGAGGGATATGAAAAGCCGCGGTCATAGAGATTCTGATCCCACATTGTTGAAACACGAGTACGAGCGATCCGTTGTGAGCCCAAGATGGGCCACAAAGGTATCCGCCCCCTTAATCGCTCGCTCAACCAAACCTTCCTTATCGCTGACTATAACTCGTCATATTCCGCCTCTACGATGTCCTGACCGTAAAGTCGTTCGAGGCGACGAACGATAAAATGGCCTCTCGCCATACCTTGAAAATGATCTACAAAAGCTAGATTGATTAGAGCCCCTCCCGCAGCACCTATTAGAGGAATAGCCTGCGCTGCGGCTTTTTGTGAAACCACAATACCGAAACGTCCTGCGATACTTCCTATTAGCCGCAGAACTATTGGGGCAGTCTCGTTCAGAATGCCGCTTTGCGCAATATGGTGGGCTGCTTCGGTAATAGTGGAAGCAAGCGCGGTTCTCACGGCAAAGTAGCCGGATTCAGCTGCATCATCCTCTGTTGCTCTCCCCCCTAGTGCAAACACCTGTAAACATGCGAGCCTTGCCTCTGGCTGTCGCAGGTCTTCTCCCTCGGATCGTCCAATGTCGGCTATCGACCTGAGCATAATTACAGTCGAAATAGGCAGCTCGACTGCTAGGGCAGGTAAGCCGAATGCGCCGCCTCCTGCGCCCGTGACGGTAACTGCGAACTTATGCCACATTTCACGAGAAGTGGTTTGATTATTATCGTCCAATGTAAGCACAGCAATTTTGAGGGCTTTCTCCAGAGCATCTCGAGAGACATTAGTCATAGTCTCAACCCAGCTATCCGGCAGGATTTGGATACCTTGCTCGAGTGGCATGGCAATTAGATTAGAAATTTTAGCCGCGAATGCAGGTTCCTCCAGTATTTGTTTTGCCTTTGCCAGCTCATTACGATGTGGTTGTTCCATGGATGAACATCATGAGATGGTTGAGGAGCAGGCACAACTGTTATATGTGCCCATTGACTATCAATACATCCCGGTCCCAAAGTTCTGCAATCAAGATTATCTGCCAAGCAAAATGTGTAGCAGCATGCCGATGAAGACAGAGGATTTTTGAGCGCGTGGCTTTTTCAGCCCGTGGCCCCTTGGATACAGGGACTGAGAGTTCAACACTTTGGGGCGAAGCAGCTAAAACCGGAATTAAGCTGGTCTGTATAACACGCCGACACGGCGCTAGTTGACAAGCAATTGAATAACCGAAAGAATCTCGCGCCAGTGCGCAGTGAGTCGGTGTGTACTATGCCGGTCAGGGAAACAGAAAAGGGGTCGCCCATCTCGAAGGCCCCGGTCAAGAAGGCACAGGACCTCGTGCCCTCCGTATTCTGCAAACGGGGCGAAGGATGAAGACGTCGACATCTCCCCTCGCCCTCCCGTCGCGGGACCCAGTCGCATCCCGGTTGTCCTCGTCAGCAGTGTCGGCTCGCACCTGAGCCGCACCAGTCACCCATCAGGATCACGGCGAGGAGGACCCTACATGAAGCGTCCTCTGCCCCTGGCACCATGTGCCCCAGACAACCGTCGGGACCCGGCCATGTCCACTGTATGCAAACACAGGATGTCTGGTTACCAGCTCACTGGCGCCAACCCCATCATGGCTCACGACCGAGGCGTCTCAGTCCCCCCGCTAGTGGCGAGGGCGAGGACGGTATAGAGACTGAGGCTCATCGGGAGGGCGGGGTCGTGCCCCACCCCCTTTGCGAGCTCTCAGCTGTTCACCGTCAGCCGAAGGCGCGGACCAAATCGAACGGCACCTGCTCGCGCAATATGTGATAGCAGGGGCGCACGAGTTTATGCGCCACGGCCTTGAGCGCCACCAACGGATGCGATCGTGCCTGCTTCCGCTGATAATACGTGCGAATCACCGCCTCATAGCGAATGGCACAGTGGGCGGCTTCGATGAACGCCCAACTGAGATACGTGTTGCCGTTCTTCGTGTTGCCCGCCTCTTTGTGAAACAGCAAAGGGGTCGGGAGTCTTTTAGTATACATTTCCGTCTGACTTATAGTCGCGTCTTGCGATCAAACATTGCGTGAGCAAGACGGAGCTGGCCTGGCGATTCGCCGTTCATCTCTCCGCGCTCGTCCTTCCCAGGAGAGTTTCAGGAGCCATTCTGGTTTTCTTACTCCACTATTCGAGTAAGCGCTCCCCGCCCACATCTTTACTTCTGCTGATGAGACAATCCACAATGCGAATGGATCTGTATCGCGCACTCGATTCTGGATCCAGGGCTCAGAAAAGAACGGCCGTCATGCCGGTATATATTACACCAACCGCACACCACCAAGGAGAGACACCATGAGCAACGGGAACGTTTACCAAGGAAGCTGCTTTTGTGGCGCGGTTCGATTCACGGTCAGCGGTGAACCGGCCGCAATGGGCTATTGCCATTGTGAGTCCTGTCGAACCTGGGCGGCTGCGCCCGTCAACGCCTTCACCCTGTGGAAACCCGACGCGGTGAAGATCACGCAGGGTGCAGAGCACATCGGCACGTATAGCAAGACACCTCTCAGTTATCGCAAATGGTGCAAGACCTGTGGAGGCCACGTCTTTACAGAACATCCCACATGGGGACTCACCGACGTGTATGCGGCGGTCATTCCGGACTTTCCCTACCAAGCCGGCATCCACGTGAACTATGAGGAAACGAGGCTGCGAATAAAGGACGGGTTGCCAAAGATGAAGGACTTGCCAAAAGAGATGGGCGGCTCAGGCGTCAGCATACCCGAATGACTCTATCGGGATTTCACACCATCGGGGATTGCGATCTGCAACCACAAGGGTGGTCTCTTGATAAGCGACCAGGCTAAATAGCTGGAAACGATCCGTGAGGGGCAGGAGACCAGCGAAACGAACCAGGTATCCTGCCGAGGCTTGACAAATGCAATGGACCACCTCCAAAACACCGGTCACGTGAGGCGAGAGCTTTTCCCACGGCTCAACTCATCAGATCCGTCGCATCAGCAAGCCCGAACTGAGTGAGCTCCACGGTTTGGCGGTCCAGCAGCCGTTGGAAGATTACTACGTAACGGCCCGACCCTCAATCTCGTCTGA
Protein-coding regions in this window:
- a CDS encoding IS4 family transposase, translated to MGHKGIRPLSCSRTLDATIIELCATVFDWARFQRTKGAIKLHLQLDHQGCLPCWALVTDGDTNDVRIAQQLTFAPGTIVVIDRGYLDYARYHRWTVDEVGFVTRPRTNMLYEVLEQRSVPTRGPVLVDEVIRLTSSHAADRCSVPLRQVTIWDERQQRPLRFLTTLMQLAASTIAAIYRERWQIELLFKALKQHLRIKTFVGTSENAVQVQIWIALLAMLLLKFLQLKSTWPWSLSNLAALLRFNLLTYRDLWDWLNAPFERPLLIPAPPQQRLFAT
- a CDS encoding thermonuclease family protein, which produces MKPHPITISAWLLAGLAWFAPLSPDASAEPLQKSALGSTLNQQCDLCWYPSPDEERSDRLPTYKQRRHPRPPDSRPQRYPKGRYKLAPSHKQTRLSSLRARARHEMRVLSTLQTRVIDGDTIRVGGERIRLRGIDTPEMSEFDGPAAKRRLEELLRDGQIRIVPHGRDVYNRLLADVFVNDQNVADTLILEGYEKRRS
- a CDS encoding GFA family protein; the encoded protein is MSNGNVYQGSCFCGAVRFTVSGEPAAMGYCHCESCRTWAAAPVNAFTLWKPDAVKITQGAEHIGTYSKTPLSYRKWCKTCGGHVFTEHPTWGLTDVYAAVIPDFPYQAGIHVNYEETRLRIKDGLPKMKDLPKEMGGSGVSIPE
- a CDS encoding serine hydrolase translates to MALQGFKILTFTDIQPGATAHGWWNNANSEVYRLNAWPKVAPGVAASAEITKISSVVHGSPSERELHFDVKNTGATTIDIDVWGLGWDWSLRDMLDAVRAEFGVPAVGGATVTTQGIKELGVSGIRKYGNSVAVEASDRWHLGSDTKAMTATLLAVLAQKSIVGWDVTVAQAFPEWAQTMNAIFKNATFERLMAHRSGILNVTSDESTALADTSKTVPQRRREFARLITHRQHGDPNVLFDAPGVIFSYQNANFILAGAMLERCTGKSWEDLMTTELFQPLGMTTAGFGAPGSATDVNEPWGHSDASGQRLASKGDNTPGLGPAGTVHASLQDWAKFIRLHLDGSEGSLILSPTSLARLHTQYPPNPMYPNRYGWGWIMFDDFGALALGHDGSNNLWYCSCQVLPGKGMGFLAVTNIGAGTNGNGGLACGKIIQKLRQRQFQM
- the hemL gene encoding glutamate-1-semialdehyde 2,1-aminomutase encodes the protein MRTSRSAKLFTEAQQLIPGGVNSPVRAFRSVGGQPRFIARAKGSRLYDVDRNVYIDYVLSWGPMILGHAPSAVIAAIKSAAGRGTSYGAPTESEVSLAREIRNAFPSMEKIRLVSSGTEAVMSAIRVARGFTKRTGVMKFEGCYHGHGDYLLAKAGSGLATLGIPDSPGVPEDFAKHTLTAPYNDIRTVQQLIKANRDHLACIIVEPIAGNMGVVPPAPDFLASLRQLTSDHNILLIFDEVISGFRVGYGGAQAFYGITPDLTVLGKIIGGGLPVGAYGGRKEIMDLIAPVGPVYQAGTLSGNPLAVSAGLATLRQLRVKGVYKKLEERSAALGKGIGEAAKKAGIPVTQTRVGSMLTTFFTPGPVVDWNTAKQSDTKRYGQFFHHMLEQGVYLAPSQFEAAFLSTAHSAQDIEKTIRAAHTAFKKL
- a CDS encoding EcsC family protein, translated to MEQPHRNELAKAKQILEEPAFAAKISNLIAMPLEQGIQILPDSWVETMTNVSRDALEKALKIAVLTLDDNNQTTSREMWHKFAVTVTGAGGGAFGLPALAVELPISTVIMLRSIADIGRSEGEDLRQPEARLACLQVFALGGRATEDDAAESGYFAVRTALASTITEAAHHIAQSGILNETAPIVLRLIGSIAGRFGIVVSQKAAAQAIPLIGAAGGALINLAFVDHFQGMARGHFIVRRLERLYGQDIVEAEYDEL
- a CDS encoding XRE family transcriptional regulator — protein: MTREGLIQAQAAKRLGVAQPRISKIACNKVDKRSLDYLVGLCAKAGLTVAVKLAA
- a CDS encoding barstar family protein; this translates as MRTIQGKKCRTPSGLFDEFARALDFPDYFGHNWDALEECLADLEWLPAKGYILLITDTQAVLPEDEEEYDTLLEILDDAGEAWSKGQTAEGRSAPFHVVFVIAEEDKSKRKHWELEEFSSIESETPKTKPSPRRSAKRPRK
- a CDS encoding phospholipase D family protein — encoded protein: MSSTLITGSVWGRIKKLSKSMSPALAAVPYFGAGASDLLKLREGSLLVVKFDRETIGSGQVDPREVVKAIKRGVEVHSCSNLHAKVYVFGNTAVVGSSNVSRHSENNLLEACVETTEREVISNAKKFVCSLLGDKVGLEYAEKMIPFYRPPLRSRQQGARIKGKKKTPSHSDLWLVSLVQRGWQDVDYEQEEKGRPTAEKAMMNPRSSELEDFQWSGGKILERYKVGQRVIQCTRADGNKVLVSPPSRIVSIRPYTVKGKKRAIVYLEVPKKYRRKQLASFLRRLGPIAEQLGNPRRTRQIRDPDLIYTLGRLWT